DNA from Thiomicrorhabdus sp. Kp2:
ATACTTCTAACCATACTCATCTCAACGGGAGTATATTCTCGCCCTTCAATTTTGAATGGTAACAATCCTGTTCCACCAAAATAAATATCTACAGCTGTAAAAATGAGTTTTGAGTCTAGGGTAAATAAAGAAACCCCGTTTAATGGATTGATTCGATAAATATTTAAACTGGTAGGTACAAATAAATTACGTAAGTAATCAATCATTTTAATGATTTTAACTTCACCCGCAGTCACTTCTACACTCGCCATAATCATCTCATTGAAATGGCGCTGAAACCCTCGTGCAAAACGTTCATTAATAATATCTAAGGCAGGCAGACGCCCACGAACAATTCGTTCCTGATTTGTGAAGTCATAGACTTTGGCACTCTGTCCTCCTGAAGTATCATCACCTTCAGTTTCAACATCGCCGCCACCCATCCCTTTTAATAGGGCATCAACTTCATCTTGACTTAGAATATCATCCATTTAAATCGCCTTACTGCATGACAAAACGAGTCATGTAAACATCTTCTAATAAATCTGGATAAATATTGTGTTTTTCTAACACTTTACGTGTAACGTCCAAAATCTCGGCACGCAATTTATCAGGACCATCAGGTTTCGTTAACTCATTGTAATGTTGGTTTCTTAGGAGGCGTTCAATATCATTTTTTAGAATGGGGCGCAAATGCTCCATTTCACCCGTGTCACTTACTAATTGTGAATAATATGACATAAATTTTAAATCCACGGCTAAAAACTTCGCTTGACCATCTCCATAAAAGTTAACGACAAACTTATCCATCGTAAAGTAACTTGGCGGCGCTTCTGGAGCAGGTGGTTCAAACTGCTTATATTTAGAAGAATATTCTTTAGCGTGGCTATCGCTATCACCCTCTCCATGATCATCGTCTGAGCCGTGTTCTGCAGAAGCATGCATTTCAGTACCAGCTGATGTATCATCGGAGTGTTTATCACCACTTAGCAATAAAAACGCCATCACCCCAATTCCCACTAAAAGAAGAATTACCACAACAAGTAGGACAATTATCAGTCCTTTACCACCGCTCTTTTTTTCTTCTTTTACTTCTTCTTCAGACATGGTTATCCTTCCTTCTCATTAAATTAATAAGGTGTCAGTTGCAGTTGTTTATTTAAGTCTTCTGCCTCGGGAGCATCACTTAAACTACGTAATCGCTCTTCGGCCTCTTTATTCAAAACAATAATACTAATTCTTCTATTTCTGGGATTATACGGATTTTCTTTATCAAACGGCACGGTATCAGACATTCCTACCGCTTGGGCAATTTGATTGCTATTTACTCCCCCTTTAAGAAGTAAACGTCTCGCTGCGTTTGCTCTATCTGCAGACAACTCCCAGTTAGTATATTCAGAGCTATTATGATAACCAGAAGAATCGGTATGGCCAGCAATACTGATCTTATTATTGGTCGTTGCCAAGACCTTACCCACTTCTTGCAATAGCTTTGACGCATACTCTTTTGGTAAATCAACCCCCGACCCAAACATTGGACGCTTTCGATCATCTAAAATTTGTACTTGCAAACCATTGGGGGTTACATCAATCTTCAACTGTTCTTTTAACTGACTTAAAGAATCACTCTCAGCAATTTGCTTTTCCAATTCAAGCTTCATCGCCTCCATCTGAGCTTTTTCTTCAGCCTTTCCTGAACCGTCTTCATTACCTTCTTGACCTTTTGGCGAGTCTTTAAAACCTCCCATATCAATCATCGCATCTGATGTTCGTCCAGCCTCTTTTGACTCAACCAAAGACATTGGAGAGGACTCAATGACGGTTGGATCTCTAAAGAATTCAGCCATCGCCTTCATCTCTTCATCATTTGTTCCACCCAAAACCCATAACATCAAGAAAAATGCTGCTGTTGCCGTCATAAAATCGGCAAAGGCAATTTTCCATGCCCCACCATGTGCTGAGTGTGGACACTTATTTAAACGTTTTATGATTATGGATTGTTCATCACTCATAACGATTCGATTATCTTATTTTGCAATTATTTTTGACTTTGTAAAAATTCATCAACTTCCGTAAATGTAGGACGTTCATGACTAGGTACCGCTTTACGACCAAACTCAACCGCAACCTGTGGTGCATAACCGTTTAAATTAGCCATTAAACAGGTTTTAATCACGCCAAAAAAAGCACCCTCCGCCTCTGCTCGGTTGGCTAATTCAGATGAAATAGGAGCAATAAATCCGTAAGCAATCAAGATACCCAAAAAAGTACCCACTAGAGCTACCGACATATGGTGAGCAATCTCCATTGGTCCTGCATCAAGGTAACTCATGGTAATGACAATCCCTAATACCGCAGCAACAATACCAAATGCAGGTAGCGCCTCTGAAACTTTACCAATCGCTGCACTCGGCATCATCGCTTCATGGTGGTGAGCATCAAGCTCAAGAATCATTAAATCTTCTAACTGATAAGGGTTACTCGCGCCACTAATCATTAGTCTTAAGTAATCACAAATAAAGTCAATCGCATGATGATCAGCAGCCACCTTTGGCGCACTATTAAAAAGCTCACTTGAATGCGGGTCTTCTACATCTGCCTCAATTGACATTAAACCTTCTCTACGTGCCTTGTTAAAGATTTTAAACATCAACCCCAATAATTCCATAAACAACTCTTTGTTTACATGATGAGGCTTAGCAAGCCCGAGACTTTTTCCAAAACCTGCTTTAACAACCCAACCTGGGTTTGCAATAATATAAGCACCCAATGCACCACCACAGATAATAACCATCTCTAGTGGTTGAATCATGATACCTATACTACCGTGTGGTAAGTAACCACCCAATAGGGTACCGATTACAACAAGTGTACCGACTATTGCCTTCATTTATTTTTTCCTACTTTTTGGTGCTTATAATTATGTTTTTTTTCTAATTAACTGCGTTGAATCACACTGGATAATTCTTCCTGCGCAGATTTTAACTCAGAAAGGTCTGCGACAATACCATTAAATATCTCATTAACACGGCCTGCTTGCTCTTGTGTTGAACCGACTCGGTTCTGCCCACTCTCCATTACCTGAACCGCATTTCGTGCACGCTGCTGTAATTCTTCAATAATACTTTGTATTTCAGTTGTCGCCTGCTGAGTTTTACCAGCCAATATTCTAACCTCATCCGCCACGACGGCAAAACCTCGGCCATGCTCACCCGCTCGTGCAGCCTCAATCGCCGCATTTAACGCTAACAAATTAGTTTGCTCCGCAATATCTCTAATTAACACCAATACCGTTCCGATATTACTACTGTCTTCTTCTAAGCGTTTAATAACGCCTGAAGCATGAATCACCTCATCGGTTAAACCACTGACTTCAGAAATAACGTTGCCAGCTGATTCCATACCTTCAGAAGAACCAGCATTAAGTGCTTGAAGCTTAGAAGCCAATTTTTGTGACAATAGAAGTAATTCACTATTATCAAATGCCGTAACTGCCGCAGGCATCTCATGTTGCTGCGCATAACATGCGGCTAGCGTTTCATTCAATTCTTCCATTTGACTTTCTAAGTCAGCAACCTTCGATTCTGCAGTAGATTTTTCAATCATCTCTTTTGTAACCTGACTTGAGGCAAGTTCTAAAAGATCATTTAAGGCACTGGTTAATTTAGGATCGGCGTTTGCCACACTTACTGTCGTAGCTAAATCTTTTTCACCGATAATTTTTCGAAGTGAGTCAACAACCTCTGTTTGATCACAAGCACCAGATTTGTTACACATCATTAAATAAACCAATGCCCCAGTAATTACACCTGCAACCACCATTGCCATCATGACAAAGCCAACCGTTGGAATTCCAGCAATTTCAGAACCCGCATAAGCGTTGGTAACGCCTAAGCTCAACAATACAGAAATACTTTTTACAAATTTCATCTCTCGCTCCTAAGCGTAAAAATCGACAATATTATCGGTTGTGATAGCATTTTGAGTCATGGTGTTTTCAGATAATTCGATGTCACTTTCATCTTGGGGTAATGACATTGAATTGCCGCCAGCACTACCCTCTTTATTTTGAGAAAAATTGGAATGCTCGCCAATATCAACCGAAGCCAGATTAATACCAGATTGTTCAAGCATCTCTCTCAAACGAGGTAAAGCACTTTCCATGGCTTCACGCGTTGTTAGGTGCTGGGCGTTCATTGTGACATGCATTTGTTGTTCTTTATCCATATGTAACTTTACCTGAACTGGGCCAAGTTTCTCAGGATTCAAAGTAATTTGCGCTTGTTGCACTTGGTTATTCGCCATAAAAACAACACGTTGCCCTAAAGCTTGTCCCCACTGTGGAGACTTAACAGGCACTACTATTGTTTGTAGCCCAAGTGGTAATTGCCCACGCCGCTCTGTTGAAAGCATGTCTACACCCAGCAAGCCATCTTTAGATTCTACTTTTGAAAGCGATTCATCAACTGTATTAACAATCATTTTTTGCTCAAGATTTTGGGCTCTCTGTTCTTTAAACTGCATAGATTGCTGAGGACTTGAAAACGACTGTTGTGGATTATTTTGACTATTGCTTTGTGCACTGTTTTGCGAAGGATTTGATGACTGAGCCATTTCACTACCAGAGCTACTCCATTGTGTGGCTGAACTAGAGTGAGTCGATGAACTTACAACCGATGATTGAGTATTCCCAGGAGGCACGCTCACAGCTGTTTGGCCATGAGCCGAAGTTACATTCGTCATTCCCTGACTATTAACAGCGACATTTTGATTATTCACCAAACCTGCTTGAACAAATTCTTCTTGTCCATCGATTACAGTCTCACCAACTTGATTAACTGGCTTTGCAACGTCTATATCTATAGAGCCATCATCCACTTTATAGTTGACATTAATATCGTGCCCACCCTCCAAGCTACTCACAGACTCAATCAACTCACCATTCTCATGAACACTGTTCATAGCTGAGAGGTATGGATCAGACAGCATCTTTTCAGATACAGCCACTTGATCATCAGATAAAGGAATTTTTGGCATTTCCCCCTGATTTTCCAGCACTTTACTCACTACACCCATAATATTTGAATCTGATAAAGTCAAAGAATTCTGACCCACCTCAGAACCAGAGGATAAAACCTTCTCTTGCAGAGTTACCAGGCCTGGTAACTTTGCAATTGCCATATCAGAAACATCATTAAGGACGTTCACATCCATTTCTGTAACTAAAGCAAGGCCTGAAGCAGGTAACACAGCCCCTTCTAAACTATCATTCAAAGAAGCTGTAAGAAGCAGGTTTGACTCTTCATCTAACTGCACAACTGACTTATCAGCGCTTAATTCTTTACCTTTTACACCATTGAACATTGAGGCAAAAAGTTCTGAAAACTTTGCACTTTGTGGCAACCCTTGCCCACTATCCGTCATATCAACAGCTTGAAAAGGTTGTTCAACATGTGAAGATTTGGCATTTATAAGCATATTCATCTCTTATCTTGACTGTGAATTGTAGTTTCAGAAAAGCAATATACATGCCCAACATTTAAAATCTGCATAAACAGAAAAGAGAACTACCCAGAATTATTTTTATTTTGAATGTATTTTTGCGCTGACAGCTCATCTAACATACGCTGTTCTTGCCGGTTTATTTGCGCTTGTTCGTTATTGCTAATACGTTTTAAAAGAGCCTCCAAAGACTTAACTCTGGCACGCTTTTCTATCCAATTATCTTTAGCAAGACTTTGCATTTTTTCAGACTCTTCAACTTGATTTCGTTGTGCAACGAGTGCTTGGCTCAGTTTATCTGAAAAGGCATTATAGGTTTGCAACTGTATTGGAGAGATACTATTCACTGAACTGGGCTTTTTAGCATATTCGTCACAGTATGACTGCAAGGATTCAAGTTGCTGTTTCGCATCAGCCAATTTAGATTGCATATAAGCATAGGTTTGCGCGGCCTGATCTAATTCGACTTCAGCAAGTTCAACGATTTTTCTTACTCTTTGTAATCTACGTGACACAAAACTGTTCCATTTGCCGAAGGAAAACTTTGAAAACACAGCAACTAAATCTTACTGCTTTCAATAAAAAACTAACTCAATGTTGCTTTCAAACTTTCTAATGACTGCTCAACAGAAAAGTGCTCATGAATCCCCTGAGATAAATAACTGTTTAATGCAGGATGTTTGGCTATAGACTCATCTATAACAGGGTCGGCCCCTCTCCGATAAGCACCAACACTAATTAAATCGTGATTTTGCTGGTAGGTTGAATAGAGGTTCTTAAACTTTCTGGCTAAACTTAATTGCTCATCAGAAACAATATCAACCATAACTCGGCTAATCGATGACTCAACATCTATGGCTGGATAACGCCCACTATCTGCAATCTCCCTTGAGAGCACAATATGTCCATCCAAAACACCACGAGCTGAATCCACAATAGGGTCAGATTGATCATCCCCTTCTGCTAAAACCGTGTAGATAGCGGTTATTGAACCACCACCCATTTTTCCATTTCCAGCACGCTCAACCAATTGTGGAAGTTTTGCAAAAACGGATGGCGGATAACCTTTACTGGCAGGTGGTTCACCAACCGCCAAAGCAATCTCACGCTGTGCTTGAGCAAATCGGGTTAATGAATCCATTAAAAGCAGTACATTTTTGCCTTGTTCTCTAAAATATTCTGCTATAGCCGTTGCTAACATAGCACCATGTAATCGCATAAGAGGAGGATCATCCGCAGGCGTAGCGACAACTACAGAGCGCTTCAAACCTTCTTCACCTAAGTTATTTCTAACAAACTCATTCACTTCTCGACCACGCTCACCAACAAGCCCAACCACAACCACATCTGCATCGGTAAAACGGGTCATCATACCAAGTAGTACGCTTTTACCGACCCCTGTTCCAGCCATCAAACCGATTCGTTGGCCTTTACCTAATGTCAATAAACCATTTATCGCCTTAACCCCAACATCCAACGGTTCATTAATCGGGTGACGACTTAATGGATTAATGCGCTGACCAGATAATGACACATAATCCGTAGTCTCAATAGCTCCAAGACCATCTAATGCTTCACCTGTTCCACTCACTACTCGGCCTAACATAGCGTAACCCACTCCGACTTTAACACCTCCATCAATGGGAAGCACTTCGGCATTAGGTTCCAGTCCATTTGTGTCACCAATTGGCATTAAAAAAAGACGACCATCATGAAAACCAACCACTTCAGCTTCTATTGGCATTAATTCATTTCCACGCATAATTTGACAGCGAGAGCCAATCGGTGCAAAAGTCCCCACCACCTCTAAAGTCATACCTACCATACGAACTAAACGCCCAGCCACTTTTAAAGACTGAGGTTTAATACTACTGTTCGTTAAATGAGTTAATTTATCACTGAGGTTTTGATTGAGTTGCTTTGCAAGTTCCATACTTATCTTCTTATAAATATATTAAGGAAGAATTTTGAGGCTTGTTTAGGCTTCATGATTGGCCTGAGAGTCGGTTTCTGATACATCTTGAGAAACCTGTTCAGCTATATCGTCATATCGAGCAATCCAACTATTCAAAATAGTTGAATAATCTTGCTTAACAATACATGTTCCTACTTCAACATGACTATTTTCATGTAGCGACCATTTCTCAGAAATAGAGGGTTGCGAAATTTGTATAAAGGCTAAATCATCAGGATGTAGATAGATATTAATCTCACTGGATGACTCTGGTAAAGCTAAAACGGATTCTTTAATGGTATTTAAAACCCACTCTTTATCCGACGTCACGTCTCGCTTTATGACGGTTTTTGCAACATGCAAAGCAAAACCAACCAGTTCAGCATAAATTTTCTGCTCAAGCGATTCAAACGGTTTATTTAAGGTAGAAAGAATGGAGTCAAACTGTGCTAACTTGGGTTGAAGTGTTTCCATTACTTCAGCTTTAGCCTCTGATTCACCTTGCCTTTTTCCTTCTTCTTGCCCCTTTAACAAACCTTCTTGATAACCTTTTTCAAAGGCTTTGTCATACGCTTCTTGTTTTAAGAGTTCAGCTTGTTTTTGAATTTGCGGCTGCATTTCTTGTTGAATACGTTGATAAGCCTCATCAGAGAGCTTTTTTTCATTCAACGCTTCAACTTCTTCAAAACTCGAAAGTTTCCAAGTCTCAATGTTAGGCGCTTTCAACTCTGAAGACTGCAACAATTTAGCGACAGCTGGTTCGGTTTCATTTGCCTCAAATTTTGGTGTTTGTTTTGACTCATCAACCACCTACACGAACTCCTCTCCACCACCTGGCATCATAAGTTTCTCTTCATCCGCTAAACGACGCACTGTTTGTATAATCGTTCTTTGCGCATCTTCAACTGCACTTAACTTAACAGGACCACCCGTCTCTAAGTCATCACGCATAATATCGGCTTGTCGTTTTGAAAGGTTCGAAAGGAACTTCTCTTTAATGGCTGTATCAGCACCTTTAAGAGCAACAATCAACACATCACTTGGCACCTCAGCAACCAGTGTTTGAATACCTCTATCATCAATCCCTTCGATATCGTCAAAGACAAACATTTTATCTTGAATACCTTTACTAACCTCTTCATGCTCAATTGCAATATCGTCAAGAATACGTGAATCTACCCCACCACCAACTAAGTTCAAGATTTCTGCTGCTCGCTTCTCTCCGCCAATAGTCGCCAGCTTACCACCCTCTCCATCACTGGATGCATTTTCTAATACGTCATTTAAATCAAATAAGGCACGAGGCTGAATCGTCGTTAAAGTCGCTATACGGTAAATAACTTCTGCCTGAAAACGTTCTGGAATCCCTCTCAATACTTCAGCTGCTTGATCTGAGTCAAAATAAGATAAAACAATAGCAACCACCTGAGGATGTTCATTACGTAACATATTGGAAATGGTGGAGGGATGCTGCCACTTAAGCGCTTCTAACCCCTTAACTTGATCACCAAGGAGTGCTGCATCCATAAGATGACCACCACCATCACCGAGCGCATCAGCCATAAGTGATTGCGCGTATTCACTCGGATCTACGCCAAGTGCGTCTTCACCCAGTTCATTTAAGAAAGACCGCATTACAGCATGTATATCTTTATGCGATACATTATCAACAGAGGTCATGGCTGAACCAATTTGTTGAACTTCTCTTGGGTTAAGATGCTTCAATACTTTTGCCGCGGAATCTTTACCTAAAGAGAGTAACAATATTGCTGCCTTATCAAGTTTAGAAATATCTCTTTCTTTACCCATTTCTTCAATTACTGATTCAGGCATTTTAATCTCCAGACATCCATTGCTTAATTACATGCGCTGCAACTTTTGGATCTGATGCAACAATCGCTCTCACCTTCTCTAAAAGTTCGTGTTCAGCTTCAGACTCCGCTTCAGATTCAACTGCGGTTTGTTCAACCTCTTCATTCATCTGTTCAAGCGCTTTAGAAATTTCATCTACATTTTCGAGCTCTTCCTCTTCCTCAGGCACATCTTCTGGGTACTCTAAGTAAGTTTCCTCTTTCTTCGATAGGTCACGCAACATAGGACGTATCACGCCAAAAATAATAATCAGAACCGCCAACCCTGCCAACAATTGTTTGATTAAATCCCAGAACCAAGACTCTTGCCAAATTGGCGTCATCTCAAGCTCTTCAGCAGGTGCTACCACAAACGAAGCATTTACCACACTCAATGTATCACCACGAGTTTCATCCAAGCCAACAGTATCACTAACCAAACGTCTATAACGCAGCAATTCCTCTTCAGCTAACGGCTGTCTTACAATCTCACCATTTTCATCAAGACTGGTTTTATCATCCAAAACAACCGCTACGGATAATCTATGAATATTTCCAACCGAATTTTTTATATGACTAATTGTTTTGTCTAACTCATAATTCCTAGTCTTCTTTTCACTCGAACTTTTTAAGTTAGGATCGCCATCAGGCGTATAACCTTCTTCAGGTGCAAGCCCCGCTCTTGGTGGCTGATTGGTTAATGCGCCAGGGATTCCTGTTGGCCCTTGATTACGATTAATTTCTTTCACCTCCTGCTCTGAACGGATTGCCTCAGGATCAGGTTCATAATTTTCACGGGTTTGTTCTTGTTGCGTAAAATCAAGTTCAGCCGTAACTTGTGCACGAACTTTACTCTCGCCTCCAACAATAGGAGCTAATAAACGAATAATACGACTTGATAGAGTTTCTTCAACTTGGCGAGTGTAATCTAGCTGCTTCATACTCATATTAAGCATGCCAGTATTTGAAGTTGAGTTTGTAAGAAGGTTACCATGCTGATCAACAACCGTGACTGACTTGGCGTCCATATTAGGAATACTGGATGCGACTAAGTAAACAATGGCACTCACTTGCTCTTCATTAAGCGTCCGACCTGGATATAATTTGACAACCACTGAAGCAGAGGGTTTTTGTTGTTTTCTAACAAAAACAGAACGTTTAGGTAAACCGAGCATAACTCTAGCCGATTTCACTGAATTAATTGATGAGACGGATTTAGCCAATTCACCTTCAAGAGCTCGATGATATCTTGTTGTCTCTTTGAACTGCGAAATACCAAAACCTTGATCAATATCTAACAGTTGATACCCAGTTGCGGCTTGTTTTGGGTAACCAGCAGCCGCTAATTTAATACGTAAAGAGTGAACCAAGTCATTGGGAACTAAAATACCGCCACTGCTATGATCTATTTGATACTTAACCCCTTCTTGATCTAAAGTCTGAACGATTTCATTCATATCTTTAGCATCGACACTCCCAAAAAGAAGAGTATAAGGTGTGTTTTGTGACCAAAGAACAATACCAACCACTAAGGCAAGAGAGGCTGCAAGCGCAATAACCAGGCTAACTTGTTTAGCAACAGAAAGGGATGTGAGATTATTTAATAGCGTAGCACCCGCCCCTGAAGGGGGTTGAGTGTTAAGGGAGTTGTCGGCAGATGCTTGTTGATTGGCCATTATAGAATCTTCTTGTCTTTAAAATTTACGCAGTTGAGCTAGAAAAGTATCCAACTCACTACAAAGGCATATTTATTACATCTTTATAGGCTTCAACGAGCTTGTTTCTTACCTGAGTCATTGCTTGAAAAGAGAGACTCGCCTTTTGCACTTGAAGCATAACTTCAGATAATTCCATTTCAGGATCACCCTGTTCAAAAGCATTTTTCATGTCGCCCGCTTTATGCTGCTCATGGTTTACAGATTGAACAGACTGCGCTAATAACTCGGCAAAATTCGCCGCTTTATCTTGACCACTTTGTGCTGTTTCAGCGACATCCGCAACAGGTTTAGCTTCTGCTTGAGCAGCTAAAGAGCGCATTTGTAACATTAAACTTTGTGTATCAATCGGATTCATCTGTTCTATTAACTCCAAATAGAAATACCGCCATTTCTATTAATTCTAAAGAATGTGACTTATTATCACATATTTTAGACCTCTTTCAGCAATTGACATGCCATATTTCTGTCAAAAAACAGACATAACACTAAACTAAGTTTAAAAGAGGCCGATAACAGGTTACTTTTAAGGAACGTCAACCCCTTGTTCTTTTAGTTTGGCAATTTTATAACGTAAAGTTCTGGGGCTAATATTTAATGCTTCTGCTGTTTTTTGCCTATGCCCTGAGTTTTGACGTAAAGTTTCTAATATCATCTCTGTCTCGCGCGCTTTAAGATCCATCGGCAACTCAAGAGGTTTAAAATCATTCACCCGTATCTCATCACCTTGTTCTTGCAGTGAATCTTTAGCC
Protein-coding regions in this window:
- the fliL gene encoding flagellar basal body-associated protein FliL → MSEEEVKEEKKSGGKGLIIVLLVVVILLLVGIGVMAFLLLSGDKHSDDTSAGTEMHASAEHGSDDDHGEGDSDSHAKEYSSKYKQFEPPAPEAPPSYFTMDKFVVNFYGDGQAKFLAVDLKFMSYYSQLVSDTGEMEHLRPILKNDIERLLRNQHYNELTKPDGPDKLRAEILDVTRKVLEKHNIYPDLLEDVYMTRFVMQ
- the motB gene encoding flagellar motor protein MotB — its product is MSDEQSIIIKRLNKCPHSAHGGAWKIAFADFMTATAAFFLMLWVLGGTNDEEMKAMAEFFRDPTVIESSPMSLVESKEAGRTSDAMIDMGGFKDSPKGQEGNEDGSGKAEEKAQMEAMKLELEKQIAESDSLSQLKEQLKIDVTPNGLQVQILDDRKRPMFGSGVDLPKEYASKLLQEVGKVLATTNNKISIAGHTDSSGYHNSSEYTNWELSADRANAARRLLLKGGVNSNQIAQAVGMSDTVPFDKENPYNPRNRRISIIVLNKEAEERLRSLSDAPEAEDLNKQLQLTPY
- the motA gene encoding flagellar motor stator protein MotA encodes the protein MKAIVGTLVVIGTLLGGYLPHGSIGIMIQPLEMVIICGGALGAYIIANPGWVVKAGFGKSLGLAKPHHVNKELFMELLGLMFKIFNKARREGLMSIEADVEDPHSSELFNSAPKVAADHHAIDFICDYLRLMISGASNPYQLEDLMILELDAHHHEAMMPSAAIGKVSEALPAFGIVAAVLGIVITMSYLDAGPMEIAHHMSVALVGTFLGILIAYGFIAPISSELANRAEAEGAFFGVIKTCLMANLNGYAPQVAVEFGRKAVPSHERPTFTEVDEFLQSQK
- a CDS encoding methyl-accepting chemotaxis protein encodes the protein MKFVKSISVLLSLGVTNAYAGSEIAGIPTVGFVMMAMVVAGVITGALVYLMMCNKSGACDQTEVVDSLRKIIGEKDLATTVSVANADPKLTSALNDLLELASSQVTKEMIEKSTAESKVADLESQMEELNETLAACYAQQHEMPAAVTAFDNSELLLLSQKLASKLQALNAGSSEGMESAGNVISEVSGLTDEVIHASGVIKRLEEDSSNIGTVLVLIRDIAEQTNLLALNAAIEAARAGEHGRGFAVVADEVRILAGKTQQATTEIQSIIEELQQRARNAVQVMESGQNRVGSTQEQAGRVNEIFNGIVADLSELKSAQEELSSVIQRS
- a CDS encoding flagellar hook-length control protein FliK; the encoded protein is MLINAKSSHVEQPFQAVDMTDSGQGLPQSAKFSELFASMFNGVKGKELSADKSVVQLDEESNLLLTASLNDSLEGAVLPASGLALVTEMDVNVLNDVSDMAIAKLPGLVTLQEKVLSSGSEVGQNSLTLSDSNIMGVVSKVLENQGEMPKIPLSDDQVAVSEKMLSDPYLSAMNSVHENGELIESVSSLEGGHDINVNYKVDDGSIDIDVAKPVNQVGETVIDGQEEFVQAGLVNNQNVAVNSQGMTNVTSAHGQTAVSVPPGNTQSSVVSSSTHSSSATQWSSSGSEMAQSSNPSQNSAQSNSQNNPQQSFSSPQQSMQFKEQRAQNLEQKMIVNTVDESLSKVESKDGLLGVDMLSTERRGQLPLGLQTIVVPVKSPQWGQALGQRVVFMANNQVQQAQITLNPEKLGPVQVKLHMDKEQQMHVTMNAQHLTTREAMESALPRLREMLEQSGINLASVDIGEHSNFSQNKEGSAGGNSMSLPQDESDIELSENTMTQNAITTDNIVDFYA
- the fliJ gene encoding flagellar export protein FliJ; protein product: MSRRLQRVRKIVELAEVELDQAAQTYAYMQSKLADAKQQLESLQSYCDEYAKKPSSVNSISPIQLQTYNAFSDKLSQALVAQRNQVEESEKMQSLAKDNWIEKRARVKSLEALLKRISNNEQAQINRQEQRMLDELSAQKYIQNKNNSG
- the fliI gene encoding flagellar protein export ATPase FliI, with translation MELAKQLNQNLSDKLTHLTNSSIKPQSLKVAGRLVRMVGMTLEVVGTFAPIGSRCQIMRGNELMPIEAEVVGFHDGRLFLMPIGDTNGLEPNAEVLPIDGGVKVGVGYAMLGRVVSGTGEALDGLGAIETTDYVSLSGQRINPLSRHPINEPLDVGVKAINGLLTLGKGQRIGLMAGTGVGKSVLLGMMTRFTDADVVVVGLVGERGREVNEFVRNNLGEEGLKRSVVVATPADDPPLMRLHGAMLATAIAEYFREQGKNVLLLMDSLTRFAQAQREIALAVGEPPASKGYPPSVFAKLPQLVERAGNGKMGGGSITAIYTVLAEGDDQSDPIVDSARGVLDGHIVLSREIADSGRYPAIDVESSISRVMVDIVSDEQLSLARKFKNLYSTYQQNHDLISVGAYRRGADPVIDESIAKHPALNSYLSQGIHEHFSVEQSLESLKATLS
- a CDS encoding FliH/SctL family protein: MVDESKQTPKFEANETEPAVAKLLQSSELKAPNIETWKLSSFEEVEALNEKKLSDEAYQRIQQEMQPQIQKQAELLKQEAYDKAFEKGYQEGLLKGQEEGKRQGESEAKAEVMETLQPKLAQFDSILSTLNKPFESLEQKIYAELVGFALHVAKTVIKRDVTSDKEWVLNTIKESVLALPESSSEINIYLHPDDLAFIQISQPSISEKWSLHENSHVEVGTCIVKQDYSTILNSWIARYDDIAEQVSQDVSETDSQANHEA
- the fliG gene encoding flagellar motor switch protein FliG, with the translated sequence MPESVIEEMGKERDISKLDKAAILLLSLGKDSAAKVLKHLNPREVQQIGSAMTSVDNVSHKDIHAVMRSFLNELGEDALGVDPSEYAQSLMADALGDGGGHLMDAALLGDQVKGLEALKWQHPSTISNMLRNEHPQVVAIVLSYFDSDQAAEVLRGIPERFQAEVIYRIATLTTIQPRALFDLNDVLENASSDGEGGKLATIGGEKRAAEILNLVGGGVDSRILDDIAIEHEEVSKGIQDKMFVFDDIEGIDDRGIQTLVAEVPSDVLIVALKGADTAIKEKFLSNLSKRQADIMRDDLETGGPVKLSAVEDAQRTIIQTVRRLADEEKLMMPGGGEEFV
- the fliF gene encoding flagellar basal-body MS-ring/collar protein FliF, whose product is MANQQASADNSLNTQPPSGAGATLLNNLTSLSVAKQVSLVIALAASLALVVGIVLWSQNTPYTLLFGSVDAKDMNEIVQTLDQEGVKYQIDHSSGGILVPNDLVHSLRIKLAAAGYPKQAATGYQLLDIDQGFGISQFKETTRYHRALEGELAKSVSSINSVKSARVMLGLPKRSVFVRKQQKPSASVVVKLYPGRTLNEEQVSAIVYLVASSIPNMDAKSVTVVDQHGNLLTNSTSNTGMLNMSMKQLDYTRQVEETLSSRIIRLLAPIVGGESKVRAQVTAELDFTQQEQTRENYEPDPEAIRSEQEVKEINRNQGPTGIPGALTNQPPRAGLAPEEGYTPDGDPNLKSSSEKKTRNYELDKTISHIKNSVGNIHRLSVAVVLDDKTSLDENGEIVRQPLAEEELLRYRRLVSDTVGLDETRGDTLSVVNASFVVAPAEELEMTPIWQESWFWDLIKQLLAGLAVLIIIFGVIRPMLRDLSKKEETYLEYPEDVPEEEEELENVDEISKALEQMNEEVEQTAVESEAESEAEHELLEKVRAIVASDPKVAAHVIKQWMSGD
- the fliE gene encoding flagellar hook-basal body complex protein FliE, yielding MNPIDTQSLMLQMRSLAAQAEAKPVADVAETAQSGQDKAANFAELLAQSVQSVNHEQHKAGDMKNAFEQGDPEMELSEVMLQVQKASLSFQAMTQVRNKLVEAYKDVINMPL